In Aegilops tauschii subsp. strangulata cultivar AL8/78 chromosome 3, Aet v6.0, whole genome shotgun sequence, one genomic interval encodes:
- the LOC109770207 gene encoding uncharacterized protein — MNNEYTRVFDYQLELLRSNPGSTVAVCMDPTNMEESVFESFYVCFNAMKQGFKAGCRKVIGLDGCFFKGAVKGELLCAIGRDANNQMYPLAWAVVENETNITWKWFVGLLIKDLEINNNGAGWVIISDQQKGLINAVNDYLPAAEHRMCARHIYANWRKKHRDHEWQKKFWAVAKASNRQDFNYYKAKLAQVTPEGAKDIMRTEPVHWARAFFPVGSNCESVDNNLCESFNHAIVDARFYPIISMNEKIRKKVLVRIQEQREKGANFRGKICPAVFKKLKKSIARTQYLEVLWNGENGFEVKQVNGRGRQYTVDLEKWTCSCGYFQLAGLPCHHAISAIYKCNKNIEDFIAPCYFVEVFNKIYEHCLQPVEGEEMWPVSPNPRPVPPEYVRLPGKEKKKGRPKNNDRRREETEQPKGKKMSKHGTIIKCSLCGNPGHNKSGCKQNPERGKKKNAHLARTSKKKNPTEQSKGSASASASASAPPTATSSVPTGPSAGTNRFKPPRKRTATAEAGSSAAPTTSTSTRTGSGAKRGRRPASSVPSFRYFTCSGNY; from the exons ATGAACAATGAATACACTAGAGTGTTTGACTACCAACTTGAGCTGTTAAGGAGCAACCCTGGAAGCACAGTTGCTGTTTGCATGGATCCAACCAACATGGAGGAAAGTGTATTCGAGAGCTTCTATGTGTGCTTTAATGCAATGAAGCAAGGATTCAAGGCTGGTTGCAGAAAAGTAATAGGCCTTGATGGTTGTTTCTTTAAAGGTGCAGTGAAGGGTGAGCTATTGTGTGCCATAGGTAGAGATGCAAATAATCAGATGTATCCACTAGCCTGGGCTGTAGTTGAGAATGAAACTAATATCACATGGAAGTGGTTTGTTGGGCTGCTCATTAAGGACTTGGAAATAAACAATAATGGAGCTGGCTGGGTTATTATTTCTGATCAGCAGAAGGGCTTGATAAATGCAGTTAATGATTACCTTCCTGCTGCAGAGCATAGGATGTGTGCTAGGCACATTTATGCTAATTGGAGGAAGAAACATAGAGATCATGAGTGGCAAAAGAAATTTTGGGCAGTTGCTAAGGCTTCCAACAGGCAAGATTTCAACTATTATAAGGCCAAGCTTGCACAAGTTACTCCTGAAGGGGCTAAAGACATCATGAGGACTGAGCCAGTGCACTGGGCAAGGGCTTTTTTCCCAGTTGGTTCAAATTGTGAGTCAGTTGACAACAACCTTTGTGAGTCATTCAACCATGCTATAGTTGATGCTAGGTTTTATCCTATTATTTCTATGAATGAAAAAATTAGGAAGAAAGTACTTGTGAGAATTCAGGAACAAAGAGAGAAAGGTGCCAACTTTAGAGGAAAAATATGCCCTGCTGTTTTCAAAAAGCTGAAGAAAAGTATTGCTAGAACACAATATCTTGAAGTGCTCTGGAATGGAGAAAATGGATTTGAAGTGAAGCAAGTGAATGGAAGAGGAAGGCAGTACACTGTTGACCTGGAAAAATGGACATGCTCTTGTGGGTACTTCCAGCTGGCAGGGCTTCCTTGCCACCATGCAATTAGTGCCATCTATAAGTGCAACAAAAATATTGAAGATTTTATTGCTCCTTGCTACTTTGTTGAAGTGTTCAACAAAATCTATGAGCATTGCTTGCAGCCAGTGGAGGGTGAAGAGATGTGGCCAGTGTCACCCAATCCTAGGCCAGTGCCTCCAGAATATGTTAGGTTGCCaggaaaagagaagaaaaaaggaaggCCTAAAAACAATGATAGGAGAAGAGAAGAAACTGAGCAACCTAAGGGGAAGAAAATGAGCAAGCATGGCACAATTATCAAATGCTCATTGTGTGGTAACCCTGGACACAACAAATCAGGATGTAAACAGAATCCAGAGAGAGGCAAGAAAAAGAATGCACATCTTGCTAGAACTAGCAAGAAAAAGAACCCAACTGAG CAATCCAAAGGAAGTGCATCTGCCTCTGCTTCTGCATCTGCTCCACCAACAGCAACAAGTTCAGTACCAACAGGTCCTTCTGCTGGGACCAACAGGTTTAAGCCTCCAAGAAAGAGAACTGCAACTGCTGAAGCTGGATCATCTGCTGCCCCTACAACATCTACTTCCACAAGGACAGGATCTGGAGCTAAGAGGGGAAGAAGGCCTGCATCATCAGTGCCAAGCTTCAGATATTTCACTTGCAGTGGAAACTACTAG
- the LOC109770208 gene encoding uncharacterized protein, with translation MAAWPRDLWNNWSIQILVLLSLVLQVALFLFAGIRRRGAHPVLRFLLWLAYQLSDYTATYALGHLSFKGAPRDHPIVAFWAPFLLLHLGGPDNITAYSLEDNKLWKRHLLHATLQVLGAVYVLYEHVADKGALLRLASALMFTVGAVKYGEKTWALMRGNLDTIRGSVKKQPPAMHRHFHPRDTVFNKEELDEESLVRRAHSLFHICKRAIVDYPVIEDDAADGEERTTKMLFRVKLWRLMETELSLMYDMLYTKAPVIHTWFGYSVRIFSPFAIGASLLLFNLVGKHAHRGADVNITYVLYGGALLMETMSLLNALGSSWTFAFLSTTKWRWLRYTALCNERWDQFRRLVAYLHHVVSVGGGSRYRSRRWSRTMGQYNMLHFCTRSGSAFTRPLLGRLSKIVGLGLNEWEHYSWDIEMPSHVKDRITQHMRNMYMEGEGINSLGILRTRWGEEPLLRQGLLQGILKDSLGVEFQECIIIWHLGTDVFLVKSKRAAEEEASLDVEAIKVISNYMMFLLVQQPDMLPGLSQNRLYQRTCENLVNIPSHRRQSTGICAKLKNLLRLHDDPGSSARVADREELAKILYDEYKSKGFSHDAPRLPYVAKLAKQLLTMEVDGTADSVKLVLDVWTDILFYASNKCSRKAHAEKLSSGGELTTILWLMAEHFYQLYCEKNMKEEKDQLALQGQALANIQAGR, from the coding sequence ATGGCTGCTTGGCCGCGGGACCTGTGGAACAATTGGTCCATCCAAATCCTGGTGCTCCTCAGCCTCGTGCTCCAAGTGGCCCTCTTTCTCTTCGCCGGGATCCGCCGGCGTGGAGCGCACCCCGTGCTCCGCTTCCTGCTCTGGCTGGCGTACCAGCTGTCCGACTACACGGCGACCTACGCACTCGGCCACCTCTCCTTCAAGGGCGCGCCGCGTGATCACCCGATCGTGGCCTTCTGGGCGCCGTTCTTGCTGCTGCACCTGGGAGGCCCCGACAACATCACCGCCTACTCCCTGGAGGACAACAAGCTCTGGAAGCGCCACCTGCTGCACGCCACCCTTCAGGTCTTGGGAGCCGTGTACGTGCTCTACGAGCACGTCGCGGACAAGGGGGCTttgctccggcttgcctccgccTTGATGTTCACCGTCGGCGCCGTCAAGTACGGGGAGAAGACATGGGCGCTCATGCGCGGCAATCTCGACACCATCCGAGGCTCCGTCAAGAAGCAGCCACCCGCCATGCACCGGCATTTCCACCCTCGCGACACAGTGTTCAACAAGGAAGAGCTGGACGAGGAATCCCTGGTGCGACGAGCTCACTCGCTGTTCCACATCTGCAAGCGCGCCATAGTCGATTATCCAGTGATCGAAGATGACGCGGCGGATGGAGAAGAACGCACCACCAAAATGCTGTTCCGGGTGAAGCTATGGCGGCTGATGGAAACCGAGCTGTCTCTCATGTATGACATGTTGTACACCAAGGCGCCGGTTATCCACACCTGGTTCGGCTACTCGGTACGTATTTTCTCGCCGTTCGCCATTGGCGCCTCGCTCCTCTTGTTTAACCTCGTCGGCAAGCACGCACACCGCGGAGCTGACGTGAATATCACCTACGTCCTGTATGGTGGCGCCTTGCTCATGGAGACCATGTCGCTGCTGAACGCGCTAGGCTCCTCCTGGACGTTCGCCTTCCTGAGCACCACTAAATGGCGATGGCTTCGGTACACGGCTCTGTGCAACGAGAGGTGGGACCAATTTAGGCGTCTAGTCGCATATCTTCACCATGTCGTGAGTGTTGGAGGAGGAAGCCGGTACAGATCAAGAAGGTGGTCACGTACCATGGGGCAGTACAACATGCTGCACTTCTGCACACGCTCTGGTAGTGCATTCACCAGGCCTCTGCTGGGCAGATTGTCCAAAATAGTGGGGCTGGGACTCAACGAGTGGGAGCATTACTCATGGGACATCGAGATGCCCAGCCATGTCAAGGATCGAATCACCCAACATATGCGCAACATGTACATGGAAGGGGAAGGGATTAACTCGCTGGGAATCCTCAGGACAAGGTGGGGCGAGGAACCACTGCTTCGCCAGGGCTTACTCCAAGGCATACTCAAGGACTCTCTTGGTGTCGAATTCCAGGAGTGCATCATCATCTGGCACCTCGGTACCGACGTCTTCCTCGTCAAGAGCAAGCGGGCGGCCGAGGAGGAGGCgtcactcgacgtcgaggcgatCAAGGTGATCTCCAACTACATGATGTTCCTCCTCGTGCAACAGCCTGACATGCTACCAGGGCTCTCGCAGAATAGGCTGTATCAACGGACCTGCGAAAACCTAGTCAACATTCCTAGCCATAGGCGCCAAAGCACGGGCATCTGTGCTAAGCTCAAGAATCTACTCCGCCTGCACGATGATCCTGGTTCTAGTGCCAGGGTCGCCGACAGAGAGGAGCTTGCAAAGATCCTGTATGATGAGTATAAGAGCAAAGGTTTCAGCCATGATGCTCCTCGTCTCCCCTATGTAGCTAAGCTTGCAAAGCAGCTGCTGACGATGGAGGTAGATGGCACGGCTGACTCGGTGAAACTTGTCCTTGATGTGTGGACGGACATTCTTTTCTACGCCAGCAACAAATGCAGCAGGAAGGCCCATGCCGAGAAGCTCAGCAGTGGCGGTGAGTTGACGACCATCCTCTGGCTTATGGCAGAACATTTCTACCAATTGTATTGTGAGAAAAATATGAAAGAAGAGAAGGATCAGTTAGCTTTACAAGGACAGGCATTAGCTAATATTCAGGCAGGGAGATGA